From Thermoflavifilum aggregans, a single genomic window includes:
- a CDS encoding zinc metallopeptidase, producing the protein MAGWFFLMILIAGAGLLISLQLRSKFHTYSKIPLQAGLTGKEVAEKMLRDHGIYDVQVISVEGMLTDHYNPINKTVNLSPDVYHGSSVAAAAVAAHECGHAVQHAKAYSMLMLRSQLVPVVQFSAGIVNWILLAGILTFRVFPQLLLIGIILFAVITLFALITLPVEFDASRRGLAWLTTAHITTPAEYEKARDALWWAAMTYVVAAINSLITLFYYISIFLSGRSRN; encoded by the coding sequence ATGGCCGGATGGTTTTTTCTGATGATTCTCATAGCAGGTGCCGGATTGCTGATTAGCCTGCAGTTACGAAGCAAGTTTCATACATACAGCAAGATTCCCCTTCAGGCAGGACTTACCGGTAAGGAAGTGGCTGAAAAAATGTTACGGGATCATGGCATTTATGATGTGCAGGTTATTTCTGTAGAAGGCATGCTCACGGATCATTACAACCCGATCAACAAAACGGTGAATTTAAGTCCGGATGTATACCATGGCAGCAGTGTAGCGGCGGCTGCAGTAGCTGCCCATGAATGCGGGCATGCTGTACAGCATGCAAAGGCTTACAGCATGTTGATGCTGCGCTCGCAGCTGGTGCCTGTGGTGCAGTTCAGTGCCGGCATTGTGAACTGGATTTTGCTGGCTGGTATCCTTACCTTCCGGGTTTTCCCGCAATTGCTGCTGATAGGCATTATTCTTTTTGCTGTGATCACCTTGTTTGCCCTGATCACCCTTCCAGTGGAATTTGATGCCTCCCGTCGCGGGCTGGCCTGGCTTACCACTGCTCATATTACCACACCAGCTGAATATGAAAAAGCCCGTGATGCCCTATGGTGGGCTGCCATGACCTATGTGGTAGCGGCCATTAATTCCCTGATCACCTTATTTTATTACATCAGTATTTTTCTGAGCGGGAGGAGCCGGAACTAA
- the rplM gene encoding 50S ribosomal protein L13, with protein sequence MKKNTFKTISANAATVEHRWYVVDATNQTLGRLCSQIAAILRGKNKPYFTPHVDCGDYVIVINAEKVALTGKKWKTKEYISFTGYPGGQKKESAISLLHRRPEAVIERAVKGMLPKNRLGRQLFRKLFVYAGPEHPHQAQKPEPIQLSTK encoded by the coding sequence ATGAAAAAAAATACGTTTAAAACAATATCAGCCAATGCTGCTACCGTAGAGCATCGCTGGTATGTGGTGGATGCCACCAATCAGACTTTGGGCAGGCTCTGTTCGCAGATTGCAGCTATCCTGAGAGGGAAGAACAAGCCATATTTTACACCCCATGTGGATTGTGGCGATTATGTAATTGTCATCAATGCAGAAAAAGTAGCTCTTACCGGAAAGAAATGGAAAACTAAGGAATATATCAGTTTTACGGGTTATCCGGGTGGGCAGAAAAAAGAATCTGCCATCAGTTTGCTTCATCGCCGGCCTGAAGCTGTGATTGAAAGAGCTGTGAAAGGCATGCTGCCCAAAAACAGGCTGGGGCGCCAGCTGTTTCGCAAGTTATTTGTGTATGCCGGTCCTGAACATCCGCACCAAGCTCAAAAACCTGAACCCATTCAGTTATCAACCAAATAA
- the rpsI gene encoding 30S ribosomal protein S9: MEKQLIKVGRRKEAVARVVIRKGTGQITVNDKPFATYFPILYLQHQVTLPLKTIEAADQFDVVVNVQGGGKKGQAEAVKLGIARALCELNPEYRPALKKAGLLTRDPRAVERKKPGRKKARRSFQFSKR; this comes from the coding sequence ATGGAAAAACAACTCATTAAAGTTGGTCGTCGCAAGGAAGCCGTTGCAAGAGTGGTCATCCGCAAAGGCACCGGCCAGATTACAGTGAATGATAAGCCGTTTGCTACCTATTTCCCCATTCTTTACCTGCAACATCAGGTAACCCTGCCGTTGAAAACTATTGAAGCTGCAGATCAGTTTGACGTGGTGGTAAACGTACAGGGCGGAGGGAAAAAAGGCCAGGCTGAAGCTGTTAAGTTGGGAATTGCACGGGCATTGTGTGAGCTGAATCCTGAATACAGGCCAGCATTGAAAAAAGCGGGTCTGCTCACCCGCGATCCGCGTGCCGTGGAGCGTAAAAAGCCAGGCAGAAAGAAAGCTCGCCGGAGCTTCCAGTTCTCCAAACGTTAA
- the rpsB gene encoding 30S ribosomal protein S2: MEESAVSLQQQLLEAGVHFGHLRKKWNPKMLPYIFAEKKGIHIIDLNKTTECLQEAAAALKSIAKSGKKILFVATKKQAKDIVAEAAQKVNMPYVTERWLGGMLTNFATIRRSVKKMQSIEKMLTDGTLDSVTKKERLRLQREKEKMEKVLGGVAQMARLPAAVFIVDITHEAIALAEARRLNITTFGVVDTNADPTKVDFPIPANDDATKSIAIIIHYVTAAIAEGLAERASEKEEQHEEEEIHEHTSRRELSLEADEEVAPKPVRGSRPAPPKRRVPLAGGGGRKPSSRR, encoded by the coding sequence ATGGAAGAATCAGCAGTATCCTTGCAGCAGCAGCTTTTGGAAGCCGGAGTTCATTTCGGACATCTTCGCAAGAAATGGAATCCCAAGATGCTTCCCTACATTTTTGCCGAAAAGAAAGGCATTCACATCATTGACCTGAACAAAACCACGGAATGCCTGCAGGAAGCTGCAGCTGCGCTGAAATCCATTGCCAAAAGCGGGAAGAAGATCCTGTTTGTGGCAACCAAAAAACAGGCAAAAGATATCGTAGCAGAAGCCGCTCAAAAGGTAAACATGCCTTATGTCACCGAACGGTGGCTGGGAGGTATGCTTACCAACTTTGCTACCATCCGCAGAAGTGTAAAGAAAATGCAGAGCATTGAAAAAATGCTTACGGATGGGACGCTGGATAGCGTAACTAAAAAGGAAAGACTGCGGCTCCAACGGGAAAAAGAAAAAATGGAAAAAGTATTGGGCGGTGTGGCTCAAATGGCCAGGCTGCCAGCAGCCGTATTTATCGTGGACATTACCCACGAGGCCATTGCTCTGGCAGAAGCCCGGCGGCTGAATATCACCACCTTTGGTGTGGTAGATACCAATGCCGATCCTACCAAGGTAGATTTCCCCATCCCAGCCAATGATGATGCAACCAAATCCATAGCTATCATCATACATTATGTAACGGCTGCCATTGCAGAAGGACTGGCTGAGCGGGCAAGCGAAAAAGAAGAACAGCACGAAGAAGAAGAAATACATGAACATACCAGCAGGCGCGAATTAAGCCTGGAAGCAGACGAAGAGGTAGCACCCAAGCCTGTGCGGGGTTCCCGGCCGGCTCCTCCCAAACGCAGGGTGCCGCTGGCAGGCGGTGGAGGCCGTAAACCATCCTCAAGACGTTAA
- the tsf gene encoding translation elongation factor Ts gives MAQITAADVNKLRQQTGAGMMDCRKALIESDGDFEKAIDYLRKKGAKIAAQRSDREAKEGVVIARTNAEGTKGVLVLLSCETDFVAKNQDFVSFAETIAQAALQHDVHQLQDLLQVQMDGEPVQNRVLDQMAKIGEKIELTRFERIDAPGVVAYTHAGNRVGVLVGLNKALEPTIEQAGRDVAMQIAAMKPIAVDRDQVPEEVLQREKDIVWEQIKQDPKMQGKPENILAKIAEGKLEAFFKENTLLSQTFVKNHEQTVAQFLASVDPGLRVIGFKRVALG, from the coding sequence ATGGCTCAGATTACAGCAGCAGATGTAAATAAACTCAGGCAACAAACAGGGGCAGGCATGATGGATTGCCGTAAGGCCTTGATTGAAAGTGATGGTGATTTTGAAAAAGCTATTGATTATCTCCGCAAGAAAGGTGCAAAAATAGCTGCCCAGCGCTCGGATCGGGAAGCAAAGGAAGGAGTGGTGATTGCACGCACTAATGCTGAGGGCACAAAAGGCGTGTTGGTCCTGTTAAGCTGTGAAACAGATTTTGTAGCAAAAAACCAGGATTTTGTAAGCTTCGCTGAAACCATTGCCCAGGCAGCACTGCAACATGATGTGCATCAGCTCCAAGATTTACTTCAGGTGCAAATGGATGGCGAACCCGTTCAGAATCGCGTGCTGGATCAGATGGCTAAAATTGGAGAAAAAATTGAACTTACCCGCTTTGAACGCATCGATGCCCCGGGCGTGGTAGCCTATACCCATGCCGGAAACCGGGTTGGGGTACTGGTAGGCTTGAACAAAGCGCTGGAGCCAACCATCGAACAAGCCGGCAGGGATGTGGCCATGCAGATCGCGGCCATGAAACCCATTGCTGTGGATCGGGATCAGGTGCCCGAAGAAGTCTTGCAACGCGAAAAAGATATTGTGTGGGAACAAATCAAACAGGATCCCAAGATGCAGGGCAAACCCGAAAACATCCTGGCAAAAATCGCAGAAGGCAAGCTGGAGGCGTTTTTTAAAGAAAATACCTTGCTGTCCCAAACATTTGTAAAAAATCACGAGCAAACGGTGGCACAGTTCCTGGCTTCCGTAGATCCTGGTTTGCGTGTCATTGGCTTTAAACGCGTGGCACTGGGATAA
- the pyrH gene encoding UMP kinase has product MIPKYKRILLKLSGESLMGKRNYGIDPEVIAQYAQDIKSVTDLGVQVAIVIGGGNIYRGMDSEETGIERAQGDYMGMLATVINGMALQSGLEKIGLYTRLQSAIKMEQIAEPYIRRRAIRHLEKGRVVIFGAGTGNPYFTTDTAASLRAVEIGADVILKGTRVDGIYSADPEVDAHATLYRTISFEEVYRNNLNVMDMTAFTLCQENNLPIIVFDMNTPGNLLKVVIGEKVGTLVTR; this is encoded by the coding sequence ATGATTCCCAAATACAAACGCATATTATTAAAGCTGAGCGGTGAATCGCTGATGGGCAAACGCAATTACGGAATTGATCCCGAAGTGATTGCCCAATACGCTCAGGACATTAAATCCGTCACCGATTTGGGGGTACAGGTAGCCATTGTAATCGGTGGAGGCAATATTTATCGCGGGATGGACAGTGAAGAAACCGGTATTGAACGAGCCCAGGGCGATTATATGGGTATGCTGGCTACTGTGATCAATGGCATGGCTTTGCAAAGCGGACTGGAAAAGATTGGCTTGTATACCCGCCTGCAATCAGCCATCAAGATGGAACAGATTGCCGAGCCCTATATCCGCCGCAGAGCTATTCGTCATCTGGAAAAAGGAAGAGTGGTTATTTTCGGAGCCGGTACCGGAAATCCTTATTTCACTACCGATACGGCAGCTTCTCTGCGGGCAGTGGAAATCGGCGCAGATGTAATCCTGAAAGGCACCCGTGTGGATGGGATTTATTCTGCCGATCCGGAAGTGGATGCCCATGCTACGCTGTACAGAACCATTTCATTTGAGGAGGTGTACCGCAATAACTTGAATGTGATGGATATGACAGCCTTCACCCTTTGCCAGGAAAACAATCTACCCATTATCGTATTTGATATGAATACGCCGGGCAATTTGCTGAAGGTTGTGATTGGTGAAAAAGTAGGTACATTGGTCACCCGATAA
- the pdxH gene encoding pyridoxamine 5'-phosphate oxidase: MHISDLRREYSRAALDETQIADNPFAQFQNWFQQALDSHIVDSNAMVLTTCGEDAQPSARVVLLKEFDERGMVFYTHYESRKARNLAANPRAALLFYWKELERQVRIEGQVEKLSAQENETYFQSRPFESQVSAWASPQSQPVPDRATLEAAVQAYRKRFQHEPMSCPPFWGGYRLVPHYFEFWQGREHRLHDRIIYQKSDDTWTIGRLAP; this comes from the coding sequence ATGCATATTTCAGATCTGCGGCGTGAATACAGCCGTGCTGCTCTTGATGAAACACAAATAGCTGATAACCCATTTGCCCAGTTTCAAAACTGGTTTCAGCAGGCGCTCGATAGCCATATCGTCGATTCCAATGCCATGGTTCTGACTACCTGCGGCGAAGATGCACAGCCATCAGCAAGGGTTGTACTGTTAAAGGAATTTGATGAGCGGGGAATGGTGTTTTACACACACTATGAAAGTCGTAAGGCACGAAACCTCGCCGCCAATCCACGTGCTGCTTTGTTGTTTTACTGGAAAGAACTGGAGCGCCAGGTGCGCATCGAAGGGCAGGTGGAGAAACTATCGGCACAGGAAAATGAAACTTATTTTCAATCCCGGCCATTTGAGAGTCAGGTTAGTGCCTGGGCATCTCCGCAGAGTCAGCCTGTTCCGGACAGAGCCACCCTGGAAGCGGCCGTACAAGCCTATCGTAAGCGATTTCAGCATGAACCCATGAGCTGCCCGCCTTTCTGGGGAGGATACCGCCTTGTACCCCATTATTTTGAATTCTGGCAGGGGCGCGAACATCGGCTGCACGATCGCATCATTTATCAGAAGTCAGATGACACGTGGACTATTGGCAGACTAGCTCCCTAA
- a CDS encoding 30S ribosomal protein THX, whose product MGKGDIRTRRGKIWKGTFGKSRPARKQNKKQFPVARTSASPETSVNTAQQA is encoded by the coding sequence ATGGGAAAAGGAGATATTCGCACCCGCAGAGGAAAAATCTGGAAAGGTACATTTGGCAAATCGCGACCGGCCAGAAAACAGAACAAGAAACAATTTCCGGTGGCCAGAACTTCTGCTTCCCCTGAGACTTCGGTAAATACAGCCCAGCAGGCTTAG
- a CDS encoding HU family DNA-binding protein, whose amino-acid sequence MPKRFKFAQINYFSPFKTVLTMNKAELIDKIAKDAGITKAQANDALDAFTSAVVETLKKGGKVTLVGFGTFSVSKRNARNGRNPQTGKIIKIPAKKVAKFKAGKAFASKLK is encoded by the coding sequence ATGCCAAAACGCTTTAAATTTGCCCAGATCAATTATTTTTCACCATTCAAAACTGTTCTCACTATGAACAAAGCCGAATTAATTGACAAGATTGCCAAAGACGCTGGCATCACCAAAGCTCAGGCCAATGATGCTCTGGATGCCTTTACCAGCGCCGTTGTAGAAACCCTGAAGAAGGGTGGCAAAGTTACGCTGGTTGGATTTGGTACTTTCTCCGTATCCAAGCGTAATGCACGCAACGGCCGCAATCCCCAAACCGGGAAAATCATCAAGATTCCTGCAAAGAAAGTGGCCAAATTCAAGGCTGGTAAGGCTTTCGCATCCAAGCTCAAATAA
- a CDS encoding DUF4286 family protein, whose translation MIICNITWNVSAEALEPWKNWLRHNWMPVLQQRDVRQLHFCRLLHQPDEGFTFTQQMGVQNIEAYQELMQRLQPELQEMTQLLGSSVVYFQTVMEEISL comes from the coding sequence ATGATCATCTGCAACATCACCTGGAATGTGAGCGCCGAAGCATTGGAACCATGGAAAAACTGGCTCCGGCACAACTGGATGCCTGTGCTACAACAAAGAGATGTCAGGCAGCTGCATTTTTGCAGACTGCTCCATCAGCCCGATGAAGGATTTACATTCACCCAGCAAATGGGAGTTCAGAATATAGAAGCCTATCAGGAGCTCATGCAGCGGCTTCAGCCCGAACTTCAGGAAATGACTCAGCTGTTGGGTTCATCTGTGGTCTATTTCCAGACCGTTATGGAAGAAATTTCGCTCTGA
- a CDS encoding exodeoxyribonuclease III: MSSSIRIFSYNVNGIRSALKKGLADWIATSPGDIICLQETKAQPEDIDTSAFEKAGYSCYWFSAKKKGYSGVGILTKIKPDRVFYGNGFPQSDAEGRVLQLLFGDILLINAYYPSGTSGEERQQYKYQWLDEWFDYLQKLKKQYPKIILCGDYNIAHKEIDIHDPKGNKNSSGFLPEERAWMDKFFANGWIDTFRYIHPHEAHRYSWWSMRFPTVRQQNKGWRIDYIAVTEPLKSSIIDADILPQVQHSDHCPVYLELKFPLKKQDARIKNENP, from the coding sequence ATGTCATCGTCCATCCGCATCTTTAGCTACAATGTCAATGGCATCCGCTCCGCACTGAAAAAAGGACTGGCTGACTGGATCGCCACTTCGCCCGGCGACATCATTTGCCTGCAGGAAACCAAAGCTCAACCGGAAGATATCGATACATCGGCATTCGAAAAAGCCGGATACAGCTGTTACTGGTTTTCAGCAAAGAAAAAAGGTTACAGCGGTGTAGGCATTCTTACCAAAATCAAACCCGACCGGGTATTCTATGGCAATGGCTTTCCGCAAAGCGATGCAGAAGGACGTGTACTGCAACTGCTGTTTGGCGATATCCTGCTGATTAATGCCTACTATCCTTCCGGCACCAGCGGTGAAGAACGCCAACAATACAAATATCAGTGGCTGGATGAATGGTTTGATTATCTGCAGAAACTGAAAAAACAATATCCCAAAATCATTCTCTGCGGCGATTACAACATTGCCCATAAAGAAATTGATATCCACGATCCGAAGGGCAATAAAAATTCATCCGGTTTTCTTCCCGAAGAACGAGCCTGGATGGATAAGTTTTTTGCCAACGGATGGATTGATACCTTCCGCTACATTCATCCTCATGAAGCACACCGCTACAGCTGGTGGAGCATGCGATTCCCCACCGTGCGCCAGCAAAACAAAGGCTGGCGGATTGACTACATTGCCGTTACGGAACCCTTGAAATCCTCTATCATCGATGCCGATATTCTGCCACAGGTGCAGCATTCCGACCACTGCCCGGTATATCTGGAATTAAAGTTCCCTCTTAAAAAGCAAGATGCACGCATAAAAAATGAGAATCCATGA
- a CDS encoding ligase-associated DNA damage response DEXH box helicase: protein MEAEQVLCQTAGFQQIERWMLDKGWQIADFQYQTWIHVLKGYSGLVQAPTGCGKTFAVFLPVVAQWINRHSSTSACSGLQLLWITPLRALANDLAHSMLQALYELGLPWKVGVRNGDTSPVMRQQQQKQMPEVLIITPESLHLLLTHARHPDYFRSLTMMVVDEWHELLGSKRGLLVSLACAYLQHLQTSVHHKHPTPIWALSATLAHPEDAMEALWGNPPPAKKIFIQAHIRKAIRIETIYPDNIETYPWAGHLGLKLVDKIIPLIRQSQSTLIFINTRGMAERWYQALLDAAPELAGTLALHHGSMNQELRHWVEEALHEGRLKAVICTSSLDLGVDFRPVDTVIQVGSPKSIARFLQRAGRSGHQPGAVSTIWFLPTHALELAEVAALKSAISHQQMEQARPVVMAFDVLIQFLTTLSIGTGFRAEEMLQVIRHTYAFHQITDEEWNWILGFLTHGGEALQHYDEFQKLVSENGYYRIAHRKMAMRHRLHIGTIVSDAMLKVKMLHGGYIGLIEEYFISRLKPGDHFVLAGKTLELVRIKDLTVWVRKSNAAQAWIPSWLGGRIPLSGPLAAELRQQLTAPDTSAEEIRFLRPLLSLQQEVSHLPGPDELLVEYIITRDGHHLFVYPFEGRQVHEAMASLLAYRIARQQPLTFSMAMNDYGFELLTDQPLTVDTSSIKQWFHPGSLQDDLLHSINATEMAKRKFRDIACIAGLVFQGYPGAPKLQRHLQSSTGLLFDVLREYDPANLLLKQALDEALLEQIDLLRIQNALHRIQHQQIILKTPAQLTPFSFPIKVDSLRESLSSEKLEDRVRRMLRQLHGTN, encoded by the coding sequence ATGGAAGCTGAACAGGTTTTATGTCAAACAGCAGGCTTTCAACAAATCGAACGCTGGATGCTGGACAAAGGCTGGCAAATTGCCGATTTCCAGTATCAGACCTGGATACATGTGCTGAAAGGCTATTCCGGGCTTGTACAAGCTCCTACCGGGTGCGGAAAAACATTTGCCGTATTCCTTCCCGTCGTGGCTCAATGGATCAATCGCCATTCTTCAACTTCAGCCTGTTCAGGCCTTCAATTGCTCTGGATTACACCTCTCCGTGCATTGGCCAATGATCTGGCGCATAGCATGCTGCAAGCCCTGTATGAGCTGGGATTGCCGTGGAAAGTAGGCGTAAGAAACGGCGATACCAGCCCCGTCATGCGCCAGCAACAACAAAAACAAATGCCCGAAGTGCTGATCATCACACCCGAAAGCCTGCATCTGCTGCTGACCCATGCTCGTCATCCGGACTATTTCCGTTCGCTCACGATGATGGTTGTAGATGAATGGCATGAACTGCTGGGCAGCAAGCGCGGCCTGCTGGTTAGCCTGGCATGTGCCTATCTGCAGCATCTGCAAACCTCTGTGCATCACAAGCATCCCACCCCAATCTGGGCCCTGTCGGCCACCCTGGCACATCCCGAAGACGCAATGGAAGCTCTCTGGGGAAATCCACCTCCCGCAAAAAAAATCTTCATCCAGGCACATATCCGCAAAGCCATCCGCATTGAAACCATCTATCCTGACAATATTGAAACCTATCCTTGGGCAGGGCACCTGGGATTAAAACTCGTCGACAAAATCATTCCCCTGATCCGGCAAAGCCAATCCACCCTTATTTTCATCAACACCAGAGGCATGGCCGAGCGCTGGTATCAGGCTTTGCTCGATGCTGCACCCGAACTGGCCGGTACCCTGGCTCTTCACCACGGCTCTATGAATCAGGAGCTTCGTCATTGGGTGGAAGAAGCTTTGCACGAGGGACGGCTGAAAGCTGTTATCTGCACATCCAGCCTCGATCTGGGAGTGGACTTCCGTCCGGTTGATACCGTAATCCAAGTTGGTAGCCCCAAAAGCATTGCCCGTTTTCTTCAACGGGCAGGGCGCAGCGGTCATCAGCCCGGTGCCGTGAGTACCATTTGGTTTCTTCCGACCCATGCCCTGGAGCTGGCCGAAGTGGCAGCGCTGAAATCTGCTATCAGCCACCAGCAAATGGAACAAGCCCGACCTGTGGTGATGGCTTTCGATGTGCTGATCCAGTTTCTGACCACCTTGTCCATAGGTACAGGATTCCGTGCTGAAGAGATGCTGCAGGTAATCCGCCATACCTACGCTTTTCATCAGATAACTGATGAAGAATGGAACTGGATTCTCGGTTTTCTTACCCATGGCGGCGAAGCCCTGCAGCATTATGATGAATTTCAAAAGCTGGTATCCGAAAATGGATATTACCGCATTGCCCATCGTAAAATGGCTATGCGCCATCGTTTGCACATCGGCACCATTGTAAGTGATGCCATGCTGAAGGTAAAAATGCTGCATGGAGGCTACATCGGACTGATTGAAGAATACTTCATATCCCGACTCAAACCCGGCGATCATTTTGTGCTGGCAGGCAAAACCCTGGAGCTGGTGAGAATAAAAGACCTGACCGTATGGGTAAGAAAATCGAACGCTGCACAAGCCTGGATACCCAGCTGGCTGGGTGGACGTATTCCCCTTTCAGGGCCGCTGGCCGCTGAGCTGCGCCAACAACTTACTGCACCCGATACTTCAGCCGAAGAAATCCGATTTCTTCGCCCCTTGCTGTCCCTGCAACAGGAGGTATCACACCTGCCCGGGCCAGATGAATTGCTGGTAGAATATATCATTACCCGCGACGGTCATCATCTGTTTGTCTATCCGTTTGAAGGCCGGCAGGTGCATGAAGCCATGGCCAGCCTACTGGCCTATCGTATTGCCCGACAGCAGCCACTTACTTTTTCCATGGCTATGAACGATTACGGTTTTGAATTGCTTACCGATCAACCCCTCACTGTTGACACCTCGTCCATCAAACAATGGTTTCACCCTGGCTCGTTGCAGGATGATTTGCTGCATAGCATCAATGCCACCGAAATGGCCAAACGAAAATTTCGCGATATAGCCTGCATTGCTGGTCTGGTATTTCAGGGCTATCCCGGTGCTCCCAAACTGCAACGTCATCTGCAATCTTCTACAGGGCTGCTGTTTGATGTGCTGCGGGAATACGATCCAGCTAACCTGTTGCTGAAACAGGCATTGGATGAAGCTTTGCTGGAACAAATAGACCTGTTGCGGATTCAAAATGCCCTCCATCGCATCCAACATCAACAAATCATCCTGAAAACACCTGCACAGCTGACTCCTTTCAGTTTCCCGATCAAGGTTGACAGCCTGCGGGAAAGCCTGAGTAGCGAAAAACTGGAAGACCGCGTCCGGCGCATGCTACGTCAACTCCATGGCACCAACTGA
- a CDS encoding ATP-dependent DNA ligase → MKDLIALIRRLDQTQKTLEKLEALKHYFQTANPRDAIWTLALFAGRRPRRPIHSTQLKNWCKTYLQMPDWLFDECYQTVGDLAETIALLIPDGDALPDALPPLHQIMQQLQQLHGASEAEKQQFLITCWQTFDQTGRFVMHKLLTGAFRVGVSQNLVVQAIAEVYGLEKSTVAHRISGQWDPSQTRLDVLLHHANENSSRPYPFCLAYPLEQEPESLGQPEAWTAEWKWDGIRGQLIRRKGETFLWSRGEELISDRFPELITAATHLPDGIVLDGEILPYRNTQILPFQQLQTRIGRKRVTPQLMQQIPIIFMAYDLLEFQGADLRNLPFAERRRLLEACIQQISHPQLCLSPLVPFADWKALSLARQHAREMGSEGLMLKKKDSIYWTGRHKGEWWKWKVNPFSLDAVMLYAQRGHGRRASLYTDYTFALRDGDQLIPFARAYSGLTDEEIREVDRFIKTHSREQFGPVKTVEPLLVFEIAFEGVATSRRHRSGVAVRFPRILRWRRDKKPDEINTLDDLKELLRQYGS, encoded by the coding sequence ATGAAAGACCTGATTGCACTGATCCGACGGCTTGACCAGACCCAGAAAACCCTGGAAAAACTTGAAGCCCTGAAACATTATTTTCAAACTGCCAACCCGCGCGATGCGATATGGACGCTGGCTCTTTTCGCCGGCCGACGACCCAGGCGCCCCATTCATTCCACCCAGCTGAAAAACTGGTGCAAAACCTATTTGCAAATGCCCGACTGGCTGTTCGATGAATGTTATCAAACGGTAGGCGACCTGGCCGAAACCATTGCCTTGCTGATTCCCGACGGTGATGCACTTCCTGATGCGCTTCCTCCCCTGCACCAGATCATGCAACAACTCCAGCAACTGCATGGCGCTTCGGAAGCCGAAAAACAGCAATTCCTCATTACCTGCTGGCAAACCTTCGACCAGACCGGCCGCTTCGTGATGCACAAACTCCTCACAGGCGCTTTCCGGGTTGGTGTATCCCAAAATCTCGTTGTGCAGGCTATTGCCGAGGTATATGGGCTGGAAAAATCTACCGTTGCTCACCGGATCTCCGGCCAATGGGATCCCTCACAAACCCGGCTGGACGTGCTGCTACATCATGCTAATGAAAATAGTTCTAGGCCTTATCCCTTTTGCCTGGCCTATCCACTTGAACAGGAACCCGAATCACTTGGCCAGCCAGAAGCATGGACGGCCGAATGGAAATGGGACGGGATCCGGGGACAATTGATCCGGCGAAAAGGCGAAACCTTTCTCTGGTCTAGAGGCGAAGAGCTTATCAGCGATCGTTTCCCAGAACTGATAACAGCCGCAACCCACTTGCCTGATGGTATCGTACTGGACGGTGAAATACTCCCCTACAGGAATACACAGATATTGCCGTTCCAGCAATTGCAGACACGCATCGGGCGCAAACGCGTCACGCCCCAGCTGATGCAACAAATACCGATAATTTTTATGGCTTATGATCTGCTGGAGTTTCAGGGAGCTGATCTGAGAAATCTGCCCTTTGCCGAACGCCGCCGGCTGCTGGAAGCCTGCATTCAACAGATTTCCCATCCTCAGCTATGCCTTTCTCCGCTGGTACCTTTTGCGGATTGGAAAGCCCTGTCGCTGGCCCGCCAGCATGCCCGTGAAATGGGTAGTGAAGGGTTGATGTTGAAGAAAAAGGACTCAATTTACTGGACCGGACGCCATAAAGGCGAATGGTGGAAATGGAAGGTAAACCCTTTTTCTCTGGATGCCGTGATGCTTTATGCCCAACGCGGCCATGGCAGGCGCGCCAGCCTGTATACCGACTATACATTTGCCCTGCGCGACGGAGATCAACTGATTCCCTTTGCTCGGGCTTATTCCGGCCTGACCGACGAAGAAATCCGGGAAGTGGACCGGTTTATCAAAACCCACAGCCGGGAACAATTCGGACCAGTAAAAACCGTGGAGCCTTTGCTGGTATTTGAAATTGCGTTTGAAGGGGTGGCCACTTCCCGCCGGCATCGCTCCGGTGTGGCCGTGCGTTTTCCCCGCATCCTCCGCTGGCGAAGGGACAAAAAACCGGATGAAATCAATACACTCGATGATCTCAAAGAATTGCTCAGGCAATATGGAAGCTGA